From Elaeis guineensis isolate ETL-2024a chromosome 16, EG11, whole genome shotgun sequence, a single genomic window includes:
- the LOC105060639 gene encoding uncharacterized protein, with translation MAKFNVVQKDRRKRIQERKRAIHGNPSTRKLKQQTAPVAISGKRKRKLFKKWRREQKEAIEKGLVTMEDVEMAVEEGSSQSTNKKSQMKIHLKKPSKIQIKKLKGRGKSKRKSFVPPAEPVDAMVE, from the exons ATGGCTAAGTTCAACGTGGTGCAGAAGGATCGGCGGAAGAGGATCCAGGAGCGGAAGCGGGCGATCCACGGCAATCCGAGCACCCGCAAGCTCAAGCAGCAAACCGCCCCGGTCGCCATCTCGGGCAAGCGCAAGCGCAAGCTCTTCAAGAAATGGCGAAGA GAGCAAAAAGAGGCCATCGAGAAGGGTTTGGTCACTATGGAAGACGTCGAGATGGCAGTCGAAGAAG GATCTTCTCAGAGCACCAACAAGAAGTCTCAGATGAAAATTCAtttaaagaagccttcaaaaatccaaatcaaaaaattaaaaggcAGAG GTAAAAGCAAAAGAAAATCTTTCGTGCCACCAGCTGAGCCAGTAGATGCGATGGTAGAATGA